One window of the Benincasa hispida cultivar B227 chromosome 3, ASM972705v1, whole genome shotgun sequence genome contains the following:
- the LOC120073888 gene encoding LOW QUALITY PROTEIN: putative receptor-like protein kinase At4g00960 (The sequence of the model RefSeq protein was modified relative to this genomic sequence to represent the inferred CDS: inserted 1 base in 1 codon), with protein sequence MGNPKNLLLLCFILIFMVSTTISQIEIKTHLCSNSGNYTSNSIYKQNLDALLSSIASNTEIDYGFYNFSAGQQPDKVNAIALCLADLTVEKCRSCIQNSTRRILEDCPNQKEAVGWYTDCMIRYSNTSIFGVGSEQVLSPTFVSGRTASDVVGYTQSLSSLLQRLRSEAASGDSRRKFAAGKIAAPNLDTIFGFLQCTPDLSSMDCENCLLKTAERVPNGSTGTRIFSTSCFLRYETNDLFYNTLSPPPSAGDAPPPPMSPPPPPGNTSRTVIIVVLSIVPAIIVVVATFXHLRLRKRKNRKSTDKFEGVAIGDTTDEISSVETLQFDFETIKVATNNFSSENKLGQGGFGAVYKGKLANGQPIAVKRLASNSQQGDVEFKNEVLLVVKLQHRNLVRLLGFCLQRTEKLLVYEFVPNASLDQFIFDFGKRTQLDWVRRFKIINGIARGLLYLHEDSRLRIIHRDLKASNILLDEEMNPKIADFGMARLFEVDETQGNTSRIVGTYGYMAPEYLMHGQFSVKSDVFSLGVLILEIVSGKKNSCFRNREKIEDLSSFAWKNWKAGTTKNIIDSTLSIGSNVEMLRCIHIGLLCVQENVADRPTMTTVVLMLSSMSLTLPVPLEPAFFMHSKIDESSTQARTSNWLEMNEGACHSESVPVQSLSNEASITDVNPR encoded by the exons aTGGGAAATCCAAAAAACCTTCTCTTGCTTTGCTTCATTCTCATATTCATGGTTTCAACCACCATTTCTCAAATAGAAATCAAGACCCACTTATGTTCAAACAGCGGCAACTACACTAGCAACAGCATTTACAAGCAAAATCTCGACGCCCTCCTTTCCTCCATCGCCTCCAACACCGAAATCGATTACGGGTTCTACAATTTCTCTGCCGGACAGCAACCCGACAAGGTGAACGCCATCGCCCTTTGCCTGGCCGATCTGACGGTGGAGAAATGCAGGAGCTGTATTCAAAATTCAACTCGAAGGATTCTAGAGGATTGTCCCAACCAAAAGGAAGCTGTCGGATGGTACACCGATTGCATGATTCGTTACTCAAATACATCAATATTTGGCGTTGGGAGCGAACAAGTGCTTAGCCCAACTTTTGTTTCCGGTCGGACTGCATCAGACGTAGTTGGGTACACTCAATCACTCAGCAGTTTGTTGCAAAGACTGAGAAGTGAAGCTGCGTCTGGGGATTCTAGACGCAAATTTGCTGCGGGGAAAATTGCAGCCCCAAATTTGGATACCATATTTGGGTTTCTTCAATGTACTCCCGATTTGTCCTCTATGGATTGCGAGAATTGTCTTCTGAAGACCGCTGAAAGAGTTCCGAATGGAAGTACAGGAACCAGGATATTTTCGACCAGCTGTTTCTTGAGATATGAGACTAACGATCTTTTCTACAACACTCTGTCGCCGCCTCCCTCTGCTGGTGACGCTCCTCCCCCACCCATGTCGCCACCGCCACCGCCAG GAAATACTTCTAGAACTGTCATTATCGTTGTCCTGTCCATCGTTCCAGCCATCATTGTCGTTGTTGCCACTT TTCATTTGAGGTTGAGGAAGCGAAAAAACAGAAAATCAACAGACAAATTTGAAG GTGTTGCTATTGGGGATACCACTGACGAAATTAGCAGTGTGGAGACACTTCAATTTGATTTCGAAACTATTAAAGTTGCAACAAACAACTTCTCAAGTGAAAACAAGCTCGGACAGGGTGGATTTGGAGCTGTTTACAAG gGTAAGCTAGCTAATGGACAACCTATAGCAGTGAAGAGGCTTGCAAGTAATTCACAACAAGGAGATGTTGAATTCAAAAATGAAGTCCTTTTGGTGGTCAAGCTTCAACATCGAAACTTGGTTAGGCTGTTGGGATTTTGCTTGCAAAGAACTGAAAAGCTTCTCGTATATGAGTTTGTACCAAATGCCAGTCTTGACCAATTCATATTTG ATTTTGGAAAAAGGACACAATTAGACTGGGTAAGACGGTTCAAAATCATTAATGGCATTGCACGAGGACTTCTTTACCTTCATGAAGATTCTCGCCTTCGAATCATTCATCGTGATCTCAAAGCTAGTAATATTTTGTTGGATGAGGAAATGAACCCAAAGATTGCTGATTTTGGTATGGCAAGATTGTTTGAAGTAGATGAAACTCAAGGCAATACAAGTAGAATTGTGGGAACATA TGGCTATATGGCTCCAGAATATTTAATGCATGGCCAGTTTTCAGTTAAATCGGATGTCTTTAGCTTAGgtgttttaattcttgaaaTCGTGAGTGGTAAGAAAAATAGTTGCTTTCGCAATAGAGAAAAGATAGAAGATCTCTCCAGCTTT GCATGGAAAAATTGGAAGGCTGGAACGACTAAAAACATCATAGATTCAACACTTAGTATTGGTTCAAACGTTGAAATGTTAAGATGCATTCATATTGGATTATTATGTGTTCAAGAGAATGTAGCAGATCGTCCGACGATGACTACCGTGGTTCTGATGCTTAGTAGCATGTCTCTCACTCTTCCTGTACCTTTGGAACCAGCATTCTTCATGCATAGTAAAATTGATGAATCCAGCACACAAGCAAGGACGAGTAATTGGTTGGAAATGAATGAGGGGGCTTGTCATTCTGAAAGCGTACCCGTCCAATCTTTATCCAATGAAGCTTCAATTACTGATGTCAATCCTCGCTAG